One Drosophila subpulchrella strain 33 F10 #4 breed RU33 chromosome 2R, RU_Dsub_v1.1 Primary Assembly, whole genome shotgun sequence genomic window, AACCTCTAATTTGAAATAAAGATAAACCTCCTGCTTTTTGTTACTCGGTGAAGCAAGATGTTTATCTTTAAATCTTATTTAGGAAATCcgacatatatattttagtgttATAGCAGCGTAGTAAGACCGTATTTGGCAAGTGTTTTTTTAAGgagatttatttattaaaagtcCATCTAACCTCGAATCAAATCATTTATTCGCCGATTTCACGTTAAATCCAACACAAACCGCTCTGAAATGTTGATGCAACAATTAAGACTAATTTAGTGGCCTTCTAGTGGTGCTCGGCATGCTCCTTGGCCTGGGACTCGGCCCATGCCTTCTTGTTTTCGGGGGAGTTGGCTGAAATAGGCGGAAATATGAGATTAACAGGGATGTAGTTTAGTTAACCGACATTAAACGCACCCAATTTGCTGATCTTGTAGAACACGGGCACGCAGGCCACGGCCGCAATGAAGTAGTAGCGCCAGATCCACTGGTTCTTGATGTAGTGCTTGATGGGGAATTGGGCTATCTTCGCCGAGAAGGTGTACGGATAGCGCATGGGGCGTCCGGCGGGTTTCTCAGCAGCAGCTTTGTCGGCCATGGTAGTCGGTGATTTCGTAGCTGTGATGGGTCGATGCAAAAGATTTCAATTTATGCcaaaaattatgtaattttCAGCAGCGGCAGGCGAACATACGTACCTCACAAATAAAAGACAGCTATGGGAATGCCAACTTGACAGGCTAAAGAAGCACTAAAAATGACAGTGGATTCCTGCCCTGTGGCAACGCCAGCCATGTGTTTACCACTGCCTATCGAAACAGTTATCGATTCACTTGCAGCACTACAGCTGGTAGACTTTTTTTGCCATCGTGAGCAAAACTTTGaagttattttaataattaaaaacagtAAGGTAAGGGTGTGGTTACTGCAAAAATAGTTAACGCTTTACCCCAACTTTATGCTTACCAAAATCCCAAAGATCCAGCCTGCAACTTAGTAGGCCCGCCAGAGAAGTCTTAAACTTTAACCTTTCACATCCTTATTCCACTGAAATTGCCTTGTTCTCTCTTTTCAAGCTTGCAAAATGGTTTTAACTAGCGAACAGGTGCCACAGGTAGCTAGCCTCACTCACCTGAGTGAAAATCACTTATAAAACCAAGTACCAATTGCCGAAAATTTGCCTTTTCATTTTGCATGTCTTCCGATTTGTTTCTACATTGGATCTCTGTAGTTTAATAACCTTTTATGATCCTAATCAAAGAACTAACGATGTCTTCCCAATCCACAGACTCAGGTCCAGATATTGAAGAGCAAACACAAGAAGCAACGACAACGCAATCGACCGCGCAACAAACGAAATCGCCTGGAAGATAATCATATAACGACTTCGGAGACCTCAACTACCGATTCTGCTAGTGCAATGCCAGGAACTCAGGATGCAGTGGCCCCGGAGAAGACGCGGGAACAAGTAATGGCCGAGAGAGAGGCGAAAAAGCTGGCCAAACAGGCCAAGAAACAGAATAAGCCTCCCACTCCTGCCACTCCCGCTACTCCCGCTGCTCCGGCCACCAAAATCATCACCGAGGTGGAGCAGACGACCATCACCACCAAGCTGACTACCACCACTACAACAAAAGCCCAGGAGAAACTGGATTCACTTGCTCTAAAGACAGCTCCGCCTACGGTGGCAAATGGAAAGGATGCGGAGGCGGGTGAAAAGTCACGGGAGCAGATTAAGGCTGATCGCGAGGCCAAGAAGGCGGCCAAAAAAGCTGGCAAGGGAGCTGGAGCCAAAGTGGAGGACACCACACAACGTTTGTCTGATCTAAAAGTGGCGGATAAAGCTCCAGTTCCAGCTAAAGCAGCTGCTCCAGCCACAGAAAACGATCTGGAAAAGGTGGGAGCCCTTTAAACTCTAATTCCGCACAAAGCTTACATTATCTGTTACTCTTATTTTCACAGAAAAAACCAGCCCTTAGCAAAGCAGAAAGGCGCGCCATTCAGGAAGCTCAGCGGGCagccaagacccaaggacaggCTAAAAAACCACAACCAGCTGGCAAAGCTCCTCCCACCGCTGCTCCCAAGGAGCCCAAGCGGGAGAGCGTCTCCCCCTCAAAAGCGGCCACAAGCAGCTCACCCAGCAAGTGTCCAGCGAGCACTCCAAGCGGAGAGTGCCGGGTAAAGCTGTTCAACCACCTGGTTTGCGCCAAGGAAGACAGCCAGTTCATCAACGATCCGCTCGTGCATCCGAGCATAGCGCGTCTGGGTGTTCAGTATGCCAAGCGCACGGTGGTGGGTTCCAATGCTCGATGCATCGCCTTCCTGCACGCCCTGCGCCAGGTTGTTCACGATTTTGAGACGCCCGCCAAGAAGGAGTTTGGTCGCAGCTTAGACGCTGCTGTGAAACACCACGTAGACCACCTGCATAAATGCCGACCATTAGCTGTCTCCGTATCCAATGCCTACAAACAGTTTAAGAACCAACTAACACAGTTACCAGCAGATATTCCAGAGACGGAGGTAGgtttatcaaaacaaataagaTGATTCCTTAATAAGTCTAATTAATTCAATAGCTAAAGGAGCTCCTCGGCCATTTCATCGATACTTACATTGAAAATCAAATCGGTAAGGCTGCCCAAGCAATCAGCGGATTCCTGCAGGAGAAAATCACCGACGGCGATGTGCTATTGACCTTTGCCTGCTCCTCCCTCATCCAGTTCATCTGCGAGGAGGCCAAGCGGCGAAAGGTGGCCTTCCGGGTGATTGTCGTCGATTCCCGGCCCGGTTGCGAAGGTCAGGAGATGCTGCGCCGACTGCACGCCTTTGGAATCCCATGCACCTACGTGCTGATCAACGCCGTGGGTTATGTAATGGCGGAAGCCACCAAGGTTCTGTTGGGAGCGCACGCCCTGCTTGCCAACGGCTATGTGATGGCGCGCACAGGAACTGCCCAGGTGGCCCTGGTGGCCAATGCCCACAATGTCCCCGTGCTCGTGTGCTGCGAGACGCACAAGTTTAGCGAGCGCTTCCAGA contains:
- the LOC119549039 gene encoding uncharacterized protein LOC119549039; amino-acid sequence: MADKAAAEKPAGRPMRYPYTFSAKIAQFPIKHYIKNQWIWRYYFIAAVACVPVFYKISKLANSPENKKAWAESQAKEHAEHH
- the LOC119549038 gene encoding translation initiation factor eIF-2B subunit delta isoform X2 is translated as MVLTSEQVPQTQVQILKSKHKKQRQRNRPRNKRNRLEDNHITTSETSTTDSASAMPGTQDAVAPEKTREQVMAEREAKKLAKQAKKQNKPPTPATPATPAAPATKIITEVEQTTITTKLTTTTTTKAQEKLDSLALKTAPPTVANGKDAEAGEKSREQIKADREAKKAAKKAGKGAGAKVEDTTQRLSDLKVADKAPVPAKAAAPATENDLEKKKPALSKAERRAIQEAQRAAKTQGQAKKPQPAGKAPPTAAPKEPKRESVSPSKAATSSSPSKCPASTPSGECRVKLFNHLVCAKEDSQFINDPLVHPSIARLGVQYAKRTVVGSNARCIAFLHALRQVVHDFETPAKKEFGRSLDAAVKHHVDHLHKCRPLAVSVSNAYKQFKNQLTQLPADIPETELKELLGHFIDTYIENQIGKAAQAISGFLQEKITDGDVLLTFACSSLIQFICEEAKRRKVAFRVIVVDSRPGCEGQEMLRRLHAFGIPCTYVLINAVGYVMAEATKVLLGAHALLANGYVMARTGTAQVALVANAHNVPVLVCCETHKFSERFQTDAIVYNELSDPNQLVRGDKCQLNNWKAKGKLMPLNLNYDITPPELVSAVVTEVAILPCTSVPVILRIKPDIGY
- the LOC119549038 gene encoding translation initiation factor eIF-2B subunit delta isoform X1 → MPGTQDAVAPEKTREQVMAEREAKKLAKQAKKQNKPPTPATPATPAAPATKIITEVEQTTITTKLTTTTTTKAQEKLDSLALKTAPPTVANGKDAEAGEKSREQIKADREAKKAAKKAGKGAGAKVEDTTQRLSDLKVADKAPVPAKAAAPATENDLEKKKPALSKAERRAIQEAQRAAKTQGQAKKPQPAGKAPPTAAPKEPKRESVSPSKAATSSSPSKCPASTPSGECRVKLFNHLVCAKEDSQFINDPLVHPSIARLGVQYAKRTVVGSNARCIAFLHALRQVVHDFETPAKKEFGRSLDAAVKHHVDHLHKCRPLAVSVSNAYKQFKNQLTQLPADIPETELKELLGHFIDTYIENQIGKAAQAISGFLQEKITDGDVLLTFACSSLIQFICEEAKRRKVAFRVIVVDSRPGCEGQEMLRRLHAFGIPCTYVLINAVGYVMAEATKVLLGAHALLANGYVMARTGTAQVALVANAHNVPVLVCCETHKFSERFQTDAIVYNELSDPNQLVRGDKCQLNNWKAKGKLMPLNLNYDITPPELVSAVVTEVAILPCTSVPVILRIKPDIGY